The genomic window CCCATCGATTTTGGCCAGGTTGCCTACCGGGGGGACGTTCAGCAGGTTGGTGTGGGCGTGTTCGACGCCGGCCCAGTAGTCGGCGTGCCCTGCGATATGGGCCTTGTTGTTGACCGGGGGGGTTGTCAACGGCAGGGTGAGCGCCAGCGCCTTGCCGGCCCAGTACTCCGCGTGGGCGAGGGACTCAGCATGGACGGCGGGGACCGTGCCGATCGGGTGGGTGTGGGCATAAGCGATGCCGGCCGAGTAGTCCTGGTAGCCCATTGTGTAGCCCCGCCCATAACGGATAACTGGGGCCGTGCCCAGCCGGGAGGCAGCCACCCCCTCGTTGTAGTGGTCGTAGCCCGCCTGGTACGCCGCGTTCCGGCCCGGTTTCACCGGCTGGTTGGCCCGGGCCCTCTTAATCCCCCGCCAGCGCTGCGGCATGACATGGGGCCGGCCGACGGGTTGCGCTGCGCCGCCCACAGTCTTGTCCCAGGAGTGAACGTCCTTGAAATGAGTCATGTGGCGAAATGACTTTCCGTAGAAGGAGTTGGGGACGCCGCCCGGATACTCAACCGCGTCGTTGGCGGTGAAGGTCATCGGACTTGGGATGGTGAAGCTGGCCTGCCCGGAGAGCCCCCCGACCAACGGGACCGCGTTCGCGTTGTTGGGAGAGGCGGCGTAGTCCAGCTCCTGCCAGTCAACCTGAAGCCTCGAGGCGTAGCTGAAACGGGCAACTGTGTGGTCCAGGCCGGTGTTGGCCTGATAGGCGTTGTCGAAGGCCGCGCCGGCGACGCCCAGCCGCTTCATCAGCCGGGGCATGGAGTCGGTCCCGTAACCGACGCGGACTTCGTACTCAATCCACTGCCCGGCAGATGTTGCGTTCTTCACCAGCCGTTCGACGACCTGCAGGTGGTCCGTATTGGTCGGTTTTTGCGGAAACGCGGTCAGGTTTTCGGCGGCGTGCGGCACCGCCGGGTCGCCCGGGCCGCCCAGGTTGTCGTTCAAAAGATGCCCCTGGCAGTAGTTCGCCTGCTTGGTGGCGTCACTGAACATGCTCGTGTACGCGTAGGGCCGGAAGTTGGCCACGTTTTGTTTCGGGCCCGATCCATAGGCCACCCCCGGGCCTACGATTGCCTTCACATGGGTGCCCTGGCCGGTGGCTGCATCGACCGGATCCCACGCTGGAGCGGCGTTCACCAGCACGCGCTGCACGACCACCGGTAGCGGCCGGCTGCCTTTGAGAAACGCAGTAGTTGCCCGGTTCCCCACCGCACCTTGAAGCTGCAGGATTGCCGAGGCCACGGTGCCGGCCGGGGCCCGGCTGTGCGCGACAGCCGCGGCGGGAACACGCTGCGGCGCGGCGAGACCGACTCGGGTGGGGTACATCGTCCTCCCCGGCCGCAACCTCATTACGGCCTTGGAACTGCGGAAGATACCAGCTACGGGGGGCCCAACGAAGCCCCCTCGGGCGAGAGCTCGGAACCTTGCCCTTTCGGGCAGACATCGGTGCCCCAAAGGCCGGACCTTCGGACATTGCCCTTAAGCCCCTTCAGGCCACAGGCTTGCACTCAAATCCCCGAAGGAGGAGAGGTCCAATGCCCACCTATCTGTCGCCTGGCGTCTACGTTGAGGAGATCGATTCCGGCTCGCGCCCGATAGAGGGCGTCGGCACCGCAGTTGCCGCGTTTGTAGGTCTCGCGTCCCGCGGTCCCCTGCACACCCCGACCCTGGTTACCAACTGGACCCAGTTCACCCAGGCGTTCGGAGACTTCGTCGAGGGCTCCTACCTGGCCCACGCGGTTTACGGCTACTTCCTGAACGGCGGCGGAGCCTGTTATGTCGTCCGCATCGGCGCCGAAAGCAACGGCTCCTCCGGCGGCGTCCCCGAGCTTCCCCAGGCCGACACGACCCTCGGCGGCTACAAGATCACCGCGGTGTCCCCCGGCTCCGAGGGAGAAGAGATCACCGTCGACATCGAGCACCCGGCCGAACCCGACGCCCCCACCGACGCGTTCAAGCTCTTCGTCAAGCGCGGCGGCGAGGTGGTGGAGGAGTACGACAAGGTCTCCACCAAGAAGGGCCGTCAGAACGTCGTCACGGTGGTCAACCCGAAGTCCAAGCTGATCCAGATCGAGGAGCTTCCTACCAAGGGTGAGCTCGTCCGTCCCGAGGCGGGCAGCACCGCGCTGGCGATGGGAACCTCGCCCCAGGAGGTCAAGCGCCTGCGGCCCGACGACTACACCGGCAACTCCGCCGACCGGACCGGTTTCGGCGGCCTCGAGGCGGTCGACCCGGTGACCATGCTGTGCGTCCCCGACCTGATGGCGGCCTACCAGAGGGGAATGCTCGACCTCGAGGGCGTACAGGCGGTCCAGCTGGGCATGATCGCCCACTGCGAGCTGATGGGCGACAGGGTAGCGATCCTGGACACCCCGCCCGGCCTGAACGCCGACCAGGTGCGCGAGTGGCGCATGGACAAGACCGGATACGACTCGAAGTACGCCACGCTCTACTGGCCCTGGATCAAGGTCTTCGACCCCCCGACCGGCCAGAACGTCTTCGTCCCGCCCTCCGGCCACATGGCCGGGATCTGGGGCCGAAGCGACGACACCCGGGGCGTCCACAAAGCGCCTGCCAACGAGGTCGTCCGCGGAGCGATCTCCCTGGAGCTGAACCTCACCAAAGCCGAGCACGACCTGCTGAACCCCAACGGCATCAACTGCATCCGGGCCTTCTCCGGCCGCGGGATCCGGGTCTGGGGCGCACGGACGCTGTCGAGCGACCCGGCGTGGAGATACATCAACATCCGGCGCCTGTTCAACTACCTGGAGGAAAGCATCCTGGAGGGCACCGAGTGGTCGGTGTTCGAGCCCAACGACTACGCCCTGTGGGCAAAGATCCGGCGGACCATCGCATCCTTCCTGGTCAACGAGTGGCGCAAGGGCGCCCTGTTCGGCCTGACCCCCGACCAGGCGTTCTACGTGAAGTGCGACGAGGAGACCAACCCGGCCGAGTCGATCGACGCCGGCATGGTGGTCTGCGAGGTGGGCATCGCCCCGGTCAAGCCCGCCGAGTTCGTGATCTTCCACCTGTCGCAGTACTCCGGCGGGGCCTCCCTGACCGAGTAACAACTCAAATCTTCCATCTCCAAAGGAGGTAGTTGTGGCCCTTCCAGATACTGATTTCGACGTTTCGGTCGGTTGGTCGTTCGGCTTCGAGTTCGACGGCATCGCCATCAAGCAGATCCAGGAGGTCTCGGGCCTGAAGGTCGAGTCCGACGTGATCGAGCTCAAGGAGAACGCCAAGGACGGCAAGTACGTGAACAAGAAGCTCCCCGGCCGTCCGAAGGCCGGCGAGGTGACCCTGACCCGCGGCCTGACCAACGACACCAGCTTCCAGGATTGGATGAAGCTGTCCTACTTCGGGGACCTCAAGCAGGCCCGCAAGGGAGGCGCGGTGATCGTCTACGACTTCGTCGGCGAGCCCCTCAAGCGCTACAAGCTGCTGAACTGCTGGCCGAAGAGCCTCGAGATCGGCAGCCTCAAGGCCGGCGACACCAGCGTGCTGACCGAAAAGCTCACCATCACCCACGAAGGTTGTGAACCCGAGTGATGAAAAGAAGTGCAGCAGCAGCGGTCGCCCCGGCGCTTCGGGACGCCTCGCAGCCGGCGCCGCGGGAGGAACTGCGCACCGAGTTCGACTTCGA from Actinomycetota bacterium includes these protein-coding regions:
- a CDS encoding phage tail sheath subtilisin-like domain-containing protein; amino-acid sequence: MPTYLSPGVYVEEIDSGSRPIEGVGTAVAAFVGLASRGPLHTPTLVTNWTQFTQAFGDFVEGSYLAHAVYGYFLNGGGACYVVRIGAESNGSSGGVPELPQADTTLGGYKITAVSPGSEGEEITVDIEHPAEPDAPTDAFKLFVKRGGEVVEEYDKVSTKKGRQNVVTVVNPKSKLIQIEELPTKGELVRPEAGSTALAMGTSPQEVKRLRPDDYTGNSADRTGFGGLEAVDPVTMLCVPDLMAAYQRGMLDLEGVQAVQLGMIAHCELMGDRVAILDTPPGLNADQVREWRMDKTGYDSKYATLYWPWIKVFDPPTGQNVFVPPSGHMAGIWGRSDDTRGVHKAPANEVVRGAISLELNLTKAEHDLLNPNGINCIRAFSGRGIRVWGARTLSSDPAWRYINIRRLFNYLEESILEGTEWSVFEPNDYALWAKIRRTIASFLVNEWRKGALFGLTPDQAFYVKCDEETNPAESIDAGMVVCEVGIAPVKPAEFVIFHLSQYSGGASLTE
- a CDS encoding phage tail protein — protein: MALPDTDFDVSVGWSFGFEFDGIAIKQIQEVSGLKVESDVIELKENAKDGKYVNKKLPGRPKAGEVTLTRGLTNDTSFQDWMKLSYFGDLKQARKGGAVIVYDFVGEPLKRYKLLNCWPKSLEIGSLKAGDTSVLTEKLTITHEGCEPE